gaagcggctggcgactccacatgtatcgggggaggcatgtggtagtctgtatccctccctggatcggcagagggggtggagcagcgaccgggacggctgggaggaGTAGGGtgtttggccagatacaatttaagggagaaaaacgggggtaaaaaaaaaagaagtttcaaTTTGGTGTTTTTGATTTTTGTGTGCAACTATTTCCTATATAGTTAACCCTATATATCTTAATGGGATTTTTTATACATTCCAAACTTATTTGTTTATATATGTAGGTTAATTTGTGCATTAACCTCTAATTGCTACATGGAAAAATGTTCTTTATCTTGTCAGTAAGCTTTTCCAAATATTATACTTGTTCTTTTGAGTTTTTATCCTTTCATTTAACTTTCACAAGATCCCGCACCTTGCATTTAACTCAAGTGTAAAACTAAATGCATTTTGTACGCCGTCAGTTTGAGACCCACATTAAATAAACACCAACTTCTTGCACTCGTGACTGTGAGTTTCTGTCCCCTCAGGTGTCAAAGCCACTGAGGGATACGTCACCCTCTCACAAGATTCAGTAGCTGCCTATACTGTGGAGATCAGCTTTCTTCAAGGCAACCACAGTAATGTGATCAAGAGTAAAGAGGAGGCCCAGCGAGAGGCCAAGAAAGAGCTCGCCAGCCATCAGGAACTGAAGCTGCAGCTCAAGGAGCGGAAGGCCCTCAACGATGGCCTACAGAGCCAGATTGAGGGACTTCGGCTCGAGCAGCAGTATATCAAATCCAATAATACTGCCTTGGGTGAGACGGCGTTGTATGATTATTCATAAGAATACACTTCTGCTGATTTGAGTTGTTCACAAtacatatatatgtctatataaaaactttttttttcttgttttgcttCATTGTCTGATTGCAACAGAGGAAAACTGTGGCtattgcctaccaaaatgggttTTTCTCAACTCGACCTGTTATTTTTTTTCCGACCCTGATTTAAATGACAAAAGGACCTGGCTAGAAAGTAGAGCAGACTGTATCAACCACGGGGCGGACCTTCTTGTGATTGACAACTGGGAAGAGCAGGTGGGTCATACACCAGAGCAAGAAAGGGAATGCTATAATTTTGTACATCAGTTGTTAATCGCCGCCTCAGTATGAACCCGATCGACACTCTGTTTAATGTGTCACCTTCTTTGCACGTGTACACAGAAACTTGTAAGTGATAACGTCCCATCAAGGGGGACTGATGGAGTTTGGTGGTCAAATGGATTCTGGATCGGCCTCACTGACATTGAGGTGGAGGGGACGTGGGTCTGGGTGAACAACGTGACGCAGCAGGAAACTTTGTAAGAGCtgctgtgtctgacaggatgctcAGCTTTATGAATCCTGTTATTGAATATAACATCAAGCCTATTAGATGTGCCAAACTATTCTGATGTGttatcagcaaaaaaaaaaaattttttgaaaatgaatgaaaattcaaaattgtgttgccaCATTGTTTTCTAACTGTATTTTTTTTGTATCCAAGTTACTGGATTGAAGGGGAACCGAACAACCATGGACAACAGGGTGAGAACTGTGCAGCTTTATACAGCAGGGGCGATCCCAGGCACACCTGGTATGATGGAAAGTGCAACCATCATAGGTATAACTGGATATGTGAGATGCAACCAAAATAGTCCTGTGGATTCTCATGTATGGATAGTAGCAAAACATTTTGGAAATTATGTTGCGTTTCTATATGGTCTTTGAAATCATTGTGGTCCGATGGCGGGGGGGGATTAAGCGATCTCATATTGGTATTTTTCATTCACCTGTCCAATGACTTTGTTTTACTCAAGGCTTACTGGTAACTCAACCTGAAATGCAGGCCTATCAAGGTTATATCAAATAAATCTCTTTCATGAAACATTTGATGTCACTCTCTTATGTGAAACTAAATTTTAATGCATGTAAAATTATACCAAAGCTGACCATTTGGTCAGTATGACAGAAGTTGTACTTGGTAAAACAATTCTGGTTATATCCCCTTATGCATTTGAGACCTATATTGTGAACCATGCAGTgggtagctagatagatagacaaacagacagacagacagacagacagacagatagacagatagacagatagatagatagatagatagatagatagatagatagatagatagatagatagatagatagatagatagatagatactgaaAAAGCAATCTCCCTATTACATAGAAAACTGCTAATTTTCTTCCTTCTCCATCCTAACTAAGCTAGGGGAGATAAAGATGACTTAAACAGATGTTGTCCAAGCTCTAAAATTTCCTCCCTAGCCAAAACGGAATCACAGGTAAACAACCAAGTGAAGTTATTTCTATGATATCTGTGTTAACTTCTCACTTGTGATTCAGGGCCATGCATTGCACCATCTCAGCTACTTTTTTAGCCATGAAAGACATTGCTTCTGCATTGcacaatagataataataataatagaatacAATGGACCGCTCCTTTTGTCGGCCTGTTAAAGGCCTTTGATATTGTACATCCCTTACTGCCTCTGTCCAGACTGCTTTGTACCAGTCTTCCTTCCTCCAGCTGTCTATGGTTTCAGCACTGTTTCCCCAAAAGACACCAGTGCATCTAAGTGGTTGTTATCCAATCTGAGCTACGACTACAAAGTGTCTCCAAATGTTCCGTCTTGAGGCCAGTTTTCCTCACAATTCATTTCCGTTTTGATTTCTAACTCTGAAGACACAGCTGTGTCGCTGTGCCAATTCAGTTAGTAAGTCTGCAGCTTTCTTCTAATGCTCTTTGAAAGCAACTAATGATTAGCCTGAAGCTTGTGTTCAGTTCTGTCAGGATTAAATGGGAGCTATTCTCCCCAGCAAGGGGCATTGATTATACTTGTGTTGAGATCTTCTCTTTGTGTGATGCTCTTGAGAGAGTCCTTCTGTATAAATATGAGTAGGTGTATCCTCGAGTATAAGTATGTGTATTGACATTACATTAGCTATAACATTAGAATTCATGTTGACAATCCTTGACAATTCATGCCGGCAGTCTTTCACACTGACAATTGACAGATGAAGCCTGGCTTCGTGTTGGGACGAGTCTGGGAACCGATTCAAAATCTTATTGATGCTCGTCATAAATGTTTTAAACATTGTTTTTTATTGCTGCTGTTGTCGCTCAGCGGTTATGAAAATTGAGGTCTTTCCCTAAGTGTGATCCAAGATCAACTAAAAgcgatcaatcaaccaaccaatcaaccaaggTATATTTTTTGGCCAAAGCATAATGACGGCACAATCTTAATGATGATAAAAACAGGGAAGTAGCTTGTCTAATATGTCTTCAATATCATTTCAGTGCCACAAGATCAAATTTACATATGCGCActtgtatttgtttgtttgtttttagtggAAAATAAAGCACCTTGTGCCAAGCTGCACCCCTGTATCCATAATCATGGCATAGACCCTCTCATCTGCACAAGGATCTGTTCCACTGCTCAGGCTCTGTCCATGTTGACTGAAACCTAAAGAAAACCTGGTGTTGCCTCCTCAACTGCAGCACACAACACAGTCACACACCCCAACAAACAACTTGTCTTGTAGCGAACGGCCACATGGATATTGAGGGGCAAACAACCCTAAGATGAGTCTTTCTTTTGTGACACAGATGTCAAAGACCAATACTTCTTGTCCTGCTCTTACCTTGCACCTTTTTCCTTAGgcaatggagacagacagacagacagacagacacagatagatagatagatagatagatagatagatagatagatagatagatagatagatagatagatagatagatagatagatagatagatagatagatggatggatagataatcagaaatcagagatagatagatagatagatagatagatagatagatagatagatagatagacacagatagatagatagatagatagatagatagatagatagatagatagatagatagatagatagatagatagatagatcgatagatttcTGATCTATCTatctcagatagatagatagagatagagagatagataatcAGAaatcagagatagatagatagatagaaagatagagatagatagatagatagatcagaaattagagatagatagatagatagatagatagatagatagatagatagatagatagatagatagatagctacttTATTGTCCTCACAAGAGGATATTTATTTTCAccttttgtacagagcctcacatacagtaaataaCATACCATACATACCACACAACATACACAGACAGCAGGCTGACAACACGTTAACACAAGATTAGCACATTGTTTCTGCAATAAGCATAATCCTGATACTCCACATACTTTATTTACTGAATTTCAAACGGTGAACAAACTTGAGCCGGACCCCCGAGCCAATCAGAAAAACCAGTATTCTCCACGACCATGGTGCAATCTAGACTACCGAATCCACGTTTAACGTGACACACATCCACAATGAGTTGATCAATCTCCATCTCTGCCGCAGGACCCTGAGCCAAACGAGTCGTGGCCAAAGGGCCGGTCGAGGGGAGGTGGCCTTCAGCAAGCACTGAGACACGGCGACCACTCGGGAAACGGTCGCCGTTACTGCTCCCTTGAACCACTTCATCCATCTGCACAAACACACGATGGAGGGTACCGAGAAAAAGTCCGGCACGCGATACACCGAGCTGATGGGCCCGGATGACGTCGGCGTCGAAAGACAACCTCAAGGTACGGTACTTTCAATGTCGGTAATAGTAACATATTCATTAATCCATACAGTTTATTCTCTCACGGAGCAACACTGCGACTCACCGCAGCTGTCCAGATCAGACATGGTGATTATCAGACATGGTGATTTAAGTGTTCACAGCTAACATTAGTTATCAGTGACCGCTGCTGCTTTACAACGCCGTGTCTGGCTGAGAACATGAACGGTCGAGGCCTTTCTGTCACAGTCTCGATCTCCGCGGTGAGAGCCGGCCCGCGCTGGAGACACGGCAGACTGGCGGTAAGGTGTCTGGGGCTGCTGAGTGCTCTGCTGCTTGTGGTCGATATCGGCCTGGGGGCCCATTGTAAGTCAAATATTAGGCTCTACTTTAGTGATTGATTATTAACTACAAATGATGATCGGAGAACTTCTGAAACACAGAAGTGTGAATTgtaatgacgtgtgtgtgtgtgctcgcacgCGCGTCCCCGCCTCGATTTACAGACAACGGACTCGGCGAGAATCATAACGCAACGCACATCG
The DNA window shown above is from Lampris incognitus isolate fLamInc1 chromosome 16, fLamInc1.hap2, whole genome shotgun sequence and carries:
- the LOC130126189 gene encoding CD209 antigen-like encodes the protein METPEDYQKVKLKRNLPHGSGNKDGHSFPQNRSFGQGRGLSTFQHYRVVILCLALLDIILLVAAVAIGICCVKATEGYVTLSQDSVAAYTVEISFLQGNHSNVIKSKEEAQREAKKELASHQELKLQLKERKALNDGLQSQIEGLRLEQQYIKSNNTALEENCGYCLPKWVFLNSTCYFFSDPDLNDKRTWLESRADCINHGADLLVIDNWEEQKLVSDNVPSRGTDGVWWSNGFWIGLTDIEVEGTWVWVNNVTQQETFYWIEGEPNNHGQQGENCAALYSRGDPRHTWYDGKCNHHRYNWICEMQPK